The Ziziphus jujuba cultivar Dongzao chromosome 5, ASM3175591v1 genome segment aaaaaagtttagaaTCGAGTGGGTAGATATCATTAGGAGGACTCTGACAGGGGTaaagggccaaattcccctcaTATTAAAGGAAATAGTAAAGAAAGGCTATGCTGACTTGGTCAATCATCAAGCAATGAGCAAGGAAAAGAGGCAGATTCTTGGATGcttcataaaattttataatgtttcactgagcttttttttttttatttttgggtcaataATAATGTTTCGCTGAGCTGTACATATGAAAttagtacaatttttttttttttatttggatacaGAGTGGAATTTGATTTCCCTCGAAAAAGTATAATACTCTAACATGCTACATTAATTAAGTTTGGTCCACTTATAAGATAATAAATCATGTTAAGTTGCTAAATATATGTCACCGCTTTTCTCaacatatataaacattaatCTAGTTAGCTAATACATCTTTtaccataaacaaaaaattataaagaaaaagttaaacTACCGTGAAGAAAACAATGTGAACATGCATGCATAGACCTAGTCACCCCAGCACAGGTTAAGTGATCAATAAATACTCTGCAAGTCCATCATGAAATTTTCATCTGTGACATCCAATAAAAACTTAATATTAGAAATTCAAATCTGGAATTGAATATAAAttaccatgaaaaaaaaaattatatatatatatatatatatatatatgtagcctCTCTTTTTGAAGGACAAAAATTATAATCGATTTATGGttgtttgccaaaaaaaatatggttttttAAACCAGGAGTTTTGTAGACGTGCTAGGTTTGTGGTGGTTGTACAAAATCTACgaataatttcaacatctagTCTTATGATTGCTTTCAATTGAATAACATAATTTCATCATATCATGTGTAATGAATAGCAAATCAaccaaataatcaaattttatttgctGATAAAAAGTTGAATCCAATCCAaccaatattttttctttagtctcattttttggttttatgaaaaatttaaggaattaaaaaatgaaaattactttcaaatcatgaaaaaaaaaaaaaaaagtgcaatcAAGTTTGTATTAACACCGCAACCAACTCTTCGtccacataaaaaaataataataataaaataaaataaaatggaatagGAAAGAAATAAGAAACATTGACTTGATCATGCAATGGGTCAGAAAAATCAGCTTAGGAAGTTTCTGacatcaaaattttcttcttctttactttatgattattattattattttttttatatttatgtgtaaATTCTTCTATAAGTTATTCCCCATTAGAAACAATATGAACACCAAAAGAACAAGTTACGAATATAGATGGAATTGATGAAAAGTAGTACATGAAAAATCAAAGCATTTACTTTTTCAAACACCCAATTGGTTTCCATCAATGaagcatctttttcttttccaattaaTGGGAAGGACACCACATTTCCTCATTAGCCATAGCACAAACCTTGCAAGCTCCACAAGGACAATCAATCCCATAAATGAAACCACAGTAAACACTATCTTCATCTTTGTTGGAGCTTCATAAACCATTGCAATAACATATGTAGCAGTCATGGACAGTATGGCAAGCCTCAAGCCAGCTCTTAAAGGAAATCCACTGGTAAGGAGATAGATCATTCCAACAGAAGCGAAAAAACCAATCGCATTGAAAACAGTAAATACAGCATAAACTTCAGGATCAGTTCCCATAATAGCCTCTCCTACAGCAATTTCTTTCCTATGACGAATGCAATTACTGATATGAGATTTGCCAGACTCTGCAGACCAAAACCCACTTGGAGGGCTTAGTATGGCTTGATATGTCATTGTTGCTATCAGCACAGCTACAACCATTAATGCACTTTGAGTTTCCATTGATGAACTTTCGATTTCTTTTGTTAATTCCCTGCGAAGATTCATTAGATGAGAAAGGGCTGATGTTGGATTTGCTTCAGTAGATTGTACTTGATGAATATGAGAGCATCTAGAAGTACTCGTTACAAGGTCCCGGGCTTTGAGAGCTCCAGCTTGTTGAAATATTTCCACCATTTTATAATCAGATGATTCACCTCCACTTTGAAGAATGAAATCCAGGACATCTCTGGGTGTGAATCCGCTTGAGTTTATAGAATTTAGATCGACACCGGTAGCACTGACATCACCAATCAACAATTCTATGGTCTGCACAatcataatatttatatgcCAATAAATGGTTTAGCAATGACAGACCATATATAGTCATAaaatgcttcttctttttttttaattataataaaaaaaaataaaaagggatcaAATGGTTTGTTCAACTTTCAACTTTGTCGAAATGACTATtatcattaatttcttttccgTTTCTCTTAAAGCCATACTCCCCTCTAAATGCTCAATTTTGTAAGGGATGGAGAGAAAATCACTTATTATACTTAAAGTTTCTAGACAAATAATGCATCATTACCTACTGGTAATTGGACCTGCTAGCTTTACTAAATTCCTAACTTGATGGTATTAGTATCATCAATCCAGGAAATATGGATATGCTGAATGTTTATGACAGATATTTAGTTTACTATGCAACTTGATGTTTTTCACTGTGTTATTTCTACACCATCCCCTAACATTATACTTTTCTTTGGTTCCAATCCAAAGGATAGCCGCTTTCCACATCCTGAGATTATTAGGTCATGAAAGGATTTCAAAGCATGCGAGGTACCTGGCCCTAGAGAAAAGCatctttatatttattgatAGTACACAAAGAAAAAGATTGTCAGATTCTTCTAAAGTAGCATTCCCATTCCAGATATAAATTCTTGTAAGAAGCACCATACaataaatgaaaatgacaagggaaatatttttgaaggaatTGATCATAAAATTGATGGAACTCATAATAATATGCAGTGTTTAAtgcaacaaaaatcaatttctagtAGAAACATATGAAGCAGCTCGTTAACCTGCTGAATTATATTACCTCTAACTTTgttgtggaaaaatattttgattaatgaaaacatggATCATAAAATAGGAACTTCATAATATCACTAGTTTagaattataatgaaaataaaagaccGGTTAGACAGAAATGAGAATGAAACAGAGAAAACAGAGAAGATTGAGTTGGCTCAGACTGACCTCATGCTGCTTATTCATGGTTGCCGAATGCAAAATGGTGTTCCCCTCCTTGTCCTTCCAGTTTACAATCTCCATCATTTCAAGTCTCACAAGCTCTTCCATCAAAACCTTGAAAGCCACAAACTGGTTATTCTTCACAGCAAGATGAAGAGCAGTTTCCCCTCTAACAGTCACTTGAGAAATAGACTCGGGACAAGCCAAAACCAATTCCCTCAAAACATCAACTTTCCCTCTATTTGCTGCACAATGGAAAGAAACTTTGCCATCTTTCCCTTTCAAAAGGCATATATCATTCCCAACAGAATGTAAAAGCTCTCTTACAATCTCAAGGTGGCCATTTGCTGAAGCAATATGTAAGGGGCTAAAACCATGTCCATTAAGCTCTCTAACAAATTCTGGCCTGAGGGATACAATTTCTTTGGCTATCTCAGTTTTACCAGCCAAACATGAGACATGCAGAGGATTCTCAACTGTGTTTAACCCAACTCTCTCAAGTATAAGAGGGTCTTCTGCAAGCAAAGAGTGCAATCCAGGGATATCACCCAAACGAGAAGCTTCAAACAATCTTGGCTCCATTCTTGATAGTGCctcattttttctttcactgATATATGGGTTTAGAAATGGGTTTTCTTGCTGATGGAGTTTATTATGAAATGCAAGCAAGGAAGGGGATTCTATAGCTGTAAAACAAATCTTTTTTCTTCCCCAAATGGAGAAGAGATTAACATTAttaaagaaagttaaaaaagaaaactcagACGGATTATTTGCTTGTGACTTTTCTTGTACGAAATGGTGCCCCAATCCCATTACCAAGCGAAAGATGGCATGCATGTTTCCAATCCATGTTCCTATTAATGGAGAAACAATGGGATATTggaatactaataataataataatataataaaacaaaatgcttCGGTGGATCTTCCTATATACTATTATGAATCAGAACTTCAAAAACCTATAAGTAAGGGTCTTTGTCTTGGCACTTTTCGGGCCTTGAGTAGGCCATAGTGGCCCATGCAAAAGAAAAGGCCCATCAGCTGCTATATACTACAGAGTCTTAAAAATAACTTAATTAGATGTAACGTAACTTATAATTTAGACGGGTCTAATcctaatttaacaaaaatatatatatatatatatcaaatacagTACATAATTCCATTAAAGAGATAGAGCACCATAATGTAAAGGCAAAACCATAAAGCCAAACCAAAAATGCATAAAACAAAGAAACCCAAAGAATATGAGGAATGGCAGAAACTTTGCAATAAAGCCACACCACATCCATAGTAAGATAAGCTTACCCATTTCCCATGTGATCCAAAAGTCCCCacctccatctctctctctctccccccacCAATAAATACAACACAAAATGTTGCAGCATTAGTAATAGTAGTATAGTACCACGAAGTCTTgtccccttctctctctctctctctctctctctctctctctctctccccccacCACCTTCCACTTCAAAAAAGCCCAAACAtgtataatagtaataataataataataataataaaaaaccaccCAAACCCGAAGAGACCACCCTGGGCGGTGGATGGGTAAAATTCCCAAATTTCATTCGCCAATCTTTTATCAAATCcaaacccttaaaaaaaaacaaatcatgcCCATGAAAATGGCCAAAGTCAGAGGTGGACCTCTTCCATTCCAAAGGCTGTTTGGGAGGGGGGTGGTGGGTTGGTTTGGGGTGTGCGCAACTTATTAGCCACCCTGGCTCACGTTAGCCACTTTCACCCCATCCCCACAGCCACAAGCCACAAAAACCACCCCCACCTAAGCGGTGGCCTAGATCTCAAAATCAGCCGCACACCCCTCCCCCACCTAAAACATGTCACCAAACACCACtttctccaccaccaccaccacatcACCCCCCAACCCCCCCACTCCTTCCACTACTCCTGTTCCCAAACACCCCCCTTTtctctcctcctcctcttccaCCTCCTTACCCCACCTTCTCTTCCTCGCCCTTCTTCCTCGTCCTCCCCACTTTCTATCCTGCGCCGCCTCCCTTATCCTTATCCCTATCCCCTCCCTCTCTAATTTCCTCTGCCaaccctttttcttcttcttgctaACGTGCACCGTGCCCCTCTTATCCTTCGCCCTCTTTTCCAAGATCGTTCCTTTTTTGTTTCCATGGCTTCTCCACCTTCTTCGCCTCCAGATTCCTCCCCTGTAACCCCTGTGGGCCCGCCTCAGGCTCTTCCTCTTGCTTTACCTGCGCCGCCGCAAGCCCAGCTTCCAGCTCAGCCCCAGCTGCCGCAGGCGCCGCCGTCGACGACGTCCTCCCGGCGGCTTCCCCCTCCGTGTTGGTCCCACGACGAGACCGTGGCTTTGATCGATTCGTACCGCGACAAGTGGTACTCCCTCCGGCGAGGAAATCTGAAGGCGACCCACTGGCAGGAAGTCGCCGACGCCGTGGCCCGACGGTGTCCCGCTGCTACTCCGCCGAAGACC includes the following:
- the LOC132803811 gene encoding ankyrin repeat-containing protein BDA1-like, which encodes MGTWIGNMHAIFRLVMGLGHHFVQEKSQANNPSEFSFLTFFNNVNLFSIWGRKKICFTAIESPSLLAFHNKLHQQENPFLNPYISERKNEALSRMEPRLFEASRLGDIPGLHSLLAEDPLILERVGLNTVENPLHVSCLAGKTEIAKEIVSLRPEFVRELNGHGFSPLHIASANGHLEIVRELLHSVGNDICLLKGKDGKVSFHCAANRGKVDVLRELVLACPESISQVTVRGETALHLAVKNNQFVAFKVLMEELVRLEMMEIVNWKDKEGNTILHSATMNKQHETIELLIGDVSATGVDLNSINSSGFTPRDVLDFILQSGGESSDYKMVEIFQQAGALKARDLVTSTSRCSHIHQVQSTEANPTSALSHLMNLRRELTKEIESSSMETQSALMVVAVLIATMTYQAILSPPSGFWSAESGKSHISNCIRHRKEIAVGEAIMGTDPEVYAVFTVFNAIGFFASVGMIYLLTSGFPLRAGLRLAILSMTATYVIAMVYEAPTKMKIVFTVVSFMGLIVLVELARFVLWLMRKCGVLPINWKRKRCFIDGNQLGV